A window from Citrobacter amalonaticus encodes these proteins:
- the cpsB gene encoding mannose-1-phosphate guanyltransferase: MSQTTLYPVVMAGGSGSRLWPLSRVLYPKQFLCLKGDLTMLQTTICRLNGVECESPVVICNEQHRFIVAEQLRQLNKLTENIILEPAGRNTAPAIALAALAAKRHSPDCDPLMLVLAADHVIANEEAFRDAVRNAMPYAEAGKLVTFGIVPDLPETGYGYIRRGDVTPGVNDAVAFDVAQFVEKPSLETAQAYVASGDYYWNSGMFLFRAGRYLEELKKYRPDILEACENAMSVVDPDLDFIRVDEASFLACPEESVDYAVMERTADAVVMPMDAGWSDVGSWSSLWEISAHTAEGNVHHGDVISHKTENSYVYAESGLVTTVGVKDLVVVQTKDAVLIADRNAVQDVKKVVEQIKADGRHEHHIHREVYRPWGKYDSIDAGDRYQVKRITVKPGEGLSVQMHHHRAEHWVVVAGTAKVTIDGEIKLLGENESVYIPLGATHCLENPGKIPLDLIEVRSGSYLEEDDVVRFEDRYGRV; the protein is encoded by the coding sequence ATGAGTCAGACAACACTCTATCCGGTTGTGATGGCCGGTGGCTCCGGTAGCCGCTTATGGCCGCTTTCCCGTGTACTTTATCCTAAGCAGTTCCTGTGCCTGAAAGGCGATCTCACCATGCTGCAAACGACCATTTGTCGTCTTAACGGCGTGGAGTGCGAAAGTCCGGTGGTGATCTGCAATGAGCAGCACCGTTTTATCGTCGCGGAGCAATTGCGTCAGCTTAATAAACTGACGGAGAACATTATTCTTGAACCGGCGGGACGTAATACCGCGCCGGCCATTGCATTAGCGGCGCTGGCGGCAAAACGTCACAGTCCGGACTGCGACCCGCTGATGCTGGTGTTGGCGGCAGATCACGTGATTGCCAACGAAGAGGCCTTTCGCGACGCGGTGCGCAACGCAATGCCGTACGCCGAAGCCGGAAAGCTGGTCACGTTTGGTATCGTTCCGGATCTGCCGGAAACGGGCTACGGCTATATCCGTCGTGGCGATGTCACCCCCGGCGTTAACGATGCCGTGGCGTTTGACGTTGCGCAGTTTGTGGAAAAACCGAGTCTGGAAACAGCGCAGGCCTATGTCGCCAGCGGTGATTATTACTGGAACAGCGGGATGTTTCTGTTCCGCGCCGGACGCTATCTGGAAGAGCTGAAAAAATACCGTCCCGATATCCTGGAAGCCTGCGAAAACGCGATGAGCGTGGTCGATCCGGATCTCGATTTCATTCGCGTGGATGAAGCATCGTTCCTGGCGTGTCCGGAAGAATCTGTCGATTACGCAGTAATGGAACGCACGGCGGATGCGGTGGTGATGCCGATGGATGCGGGCTGGAGCGATGTCGGCTCCTGGTCCTCGCTGTGGGAAATCAGCGCCCATACCGCCGAGGGAAACGTCCATCACGGCGACGTCATCAGCCATAAAACGGAAAACAGCTACGTCTATGCCGAATCGGGACTGGTGACCACCGTCGGCGTGAAAGACCTGGTGGTGGTGCAGACCAAAGACGCGGTGCTGATTGCCGACCGTAACGCGGTGCAGGACGTCAAAAAAGTGGTTGAACAAATCAAAGCCGATGGCCGCCACGAGCACCATATTCACCGCGAAGTGTACCGTCCGTGGGGGAAATATGATTCCATCGACGCCGGTGACCGCTATCAGGTCAAACGCATCACCGTGAAACCAGGGGAAGGGCTGTCGGTACAGATGCACCACCACCGCGCCGAACACTGGGTGGTGGTGGCGGGTACCGCTAAAGTAACCATTGACGGTGAGATCAAACTGCTCGGTGAAAACGAGTCTGTCTACATTCCGCTGGGAGCCACCCACTGTCTGGAAAACCCAGGGAAAATTCCACTCGATCTGATTGAAGTGCGCTCGGGTTCTTACCTCGAAGAGGATGATGTGGTGCGGTTTGAGGATCGCTACGGCCGGGTGTGA
- the wcaI gene encoding colanic acid biosynthesis fucosyltransferase WcaI: protein MRILVYGINYSPELTGIGKYTGEMVEWMAREGHDVRVITAPPYYPQWKVGERYSAWRYRREEGDATVWRCPLYVPKQPSTLKRLLHLGSFALSSFFPLMAQRRWKPDRIIGVVPTLFCTPGMRLLAKLSGARTLLHIQDYEVDAMLGLGLAGNGKTGKVAQLATAFERSGLHNVDNVSTISRSMMNKAQAKGVAAEKVIFFPNWSEVARFQNVNDDEVISLRQQLGLPDDKKIILYSGNIGEKQGLENVIAAAEQLREQPLVFAIVGQGGGKARLEKMARERGLRNVLFFPLQPYEALPALLKMGDCHLVVQKRGAADAVLPSKLTNILAVGGNAVITAEPETELGQLCDRYAGIAVCVEPESVDALVAGITMALTMPKNNTVAREYAERTLDKENVLRQFMNDIRD, encoded by the coding sequence ATGAGGATCCTTGTGTATGGCATCAACTACTCACCGGAGTTAACCGGCATCGGTAAATACACCGGTGAAATGGTGGAGTGGATGGCGCGCGAAGGCCATGACGTGCGGGTTATCACCGCGCCGCCGTATTACCCGCAGTGGAAAGTGGGCGAGCGCTATTCAGCCTGGCGCTATCGCCGGGAAGAGGGGGATGCCACTGTCTGGCGCTGCCCACTGTATGTGCCAAAGCAGCCGTCAACACTGAAACGATTACTGCATCTGGGCAGCTTCGCCCTCAGCAGCTTTTTCCCGCTGATGGCGCAGCGTCGCTGGAAGCCGGATCGCATTATTGGCGTGGTGCCCACGCTGTTTTGTACGCCGGGAATGCGGCTGCTGGCGAAACTCTCAGGCGCCCGCACGCTGCTGCACATTCAGGATTATGAAGTCGATGCGATGCTGGGGCTCGGTCTGGCAGGCAACGGTAAAACCGGCAAAGTGGCACAGCTGGCGACCGCTTTCGAGCGTAGCGGTCTGCATAACGTCGACAATGTCTCCACCATCTCCCGCTCAATGATGAATAAAGCCCAGGCGAAAGGGGTGGCGGCAGAGAAAGTGATCTTCTTCCCTAACTGGTCAGAAGTCGCCCGTTTTCAGAATGTTAACGATGACGAGGTTATCAGCCTCCGCCAACAGCTTGGTTTGCCGGATGACAAAAAAATCATTCTTTACTCCGGCAATATCGGCGAGAAGCAAGGGCTGGAAAACGTGATTGCGGCGGCGGAACAACTGCGTGAGCAGCCGCTGGTTTTCGCTATCGTCGGGCAGGGCGGCGGCAAAGCGCGTCTGGAGAAAATGGCCCGCGAGCGCGGTCTGCGCAACGTTCTGTTTTTCCCGTTGCAGCCTTACGAGGCGCTACCTGCGCTATTGAAGATGGGCGATTGCCACCTGGTGGTGCAAAAACGTGGGGCGGCGGATGCCGTTCTGCCCTCCAAGCTGACCAATATTCTGGCGGTGGGCGGCAATGCGGTGATTACCGCAGAACCTGAGACGGAACTCGGCCAGCTTTGCGACCGCTATGCAGGCATTGCGGTGTGCGTTGAGCCGGAATCGGTCGATGCGCTGGTGGCAGGGATAACGATGGCGCTCACCATGCCAAAAAACAACACGGTGGCACGTGAATATGCCGAACGCACGCTCGATAAAGAGAATGTGCTACGTCAATTTATGAATGATATTCGGGATTAA
- a CDS encoding GDP-mannose mannosyl hydrolase, producing the protein MFLRQEDFATVVRSTPLVSLDLIVENAQGEFLLGKRLNRPAQGFWFVPGGRVQKDEPLSAAFERLTEAELGLRLPLSAGEFYGVWQHFYDDNFSGEDFSTHYIVLGFRLRVQAHDLPLPDAQHGAYCWLTPAALLTSDNVHDNSRAYFLPECQAKALGL; encoded by the coding sequence ATGTTTTTACGTCAGGAAGATTTTGCTACCGTCGTGCGTTCCACGCCGCTTGTCTCCCTCGATTTGATCGTGGAAAACGCGCAGGGGGAATTTCTGCTGGGTAAACGACTGAACCGACCGGCGCAGGGCTTCTGGTTCGTGCCCGGTGGCCGGGTGCAAAAAGATGAGCCGCTGAGTGCGGCCTTCGAACGCCTGACCGAAGCCGAACTGGGGCTACGTTTGCCGCTGTCTGCCGGGGAGTTTTATGGCGTCTGGCAGCATTTCTATGACGACAACTTTTCCGGTGAAGACTTCTCAACGCATTACATCGTGCTCGGTTTCCGTCTGCGGGTGCAGGCGCATGATTTGCCTCTGCCTGACGCGCAGCACGGCGCTTACTGCTGGCTGACGCCCGCGGCGTTGCTGACTAGCGACAACGTCCATGACAACAGTCGGGCGTATTTTTTGCCGGAATGTCAGGCTAAGGCGCTGGGATTATGA
- the fcl gene encoding GDP-L-fucose synthase, translated as MSKQRIFIAGHRGMVGSAIARQLAQRGDVELVLRTRDELNLLDSKAVLDFFATERIDQVYLAAAKVGGIVANNTYPADFIFENMMMESNIIHAAHLHNVNKLLFLGSSCIYPKLAKQPMAESELLQGTLEPTNEPYAIAKIAGIKLCESYNRQYGRDYRSVMPTNLYGPHDNFHPSNSHVIPALLRRFHEATMQNAADVVVWGSGTPMREFLHVDDMAAASIHVMELDSEVWQENTQPMLSHINVGTGVDCTIRELAQTIAQVVGYKGRVVFDATKPDGTPRKLLDVTRLHQLGWYHEISLEAGLASTYQWFLENQHRFRG; from the coding sequence ATGAGCAAACAACGTATTTTTATCGCTGGTCATCGCGGAATGGTGGGTTCCGCGATTGCCCGCCAGCTTGCGCAGCGTGGTGATGTGGAGCTGGTGCTGCGCACCCGCGATGAGCTGAACCTGCTGGACAGCAAGGCAGTGCTGGATTTCTTTGCCACTGAGCGTATCGATCAGGTTTATCTGGCGGCGGCGAAGGTGGGCGGTATTGTTGCCAATAACACGTATCCGGCCGATTTCATCTTTGAAAATATGATGATGGAAAGCAACATCATTCACGCCGCGCATCTGCATAACGTGAATAAGCTGCTGTTCCTCGGTTCGTCCTGTATCTATCCCAAACTGGCAAAACAGCCGATGGCGGAGAGTGAACTGTTGCAGGGCACGCTGGAACCAACCAACGAGCCGTATGCCATTGCCAAGATTGCCGGTATCAAACTGTGCGAGTCATACAACCGCCAGTACGGGCGCGACTATCGTTCCGTGATGCCGACCAATCTGTATGGTCCACATGACAACTTCCATCCGAGCAATTCGCACGTGATCCCGGCGTTGCTGCGTCGTTTCCACGAAGCGACCATGCAGAATGCGGCGGACGTGGTGGTGTGGGGCAGCGGGACGCCGATGCGTGAGTTTCTGCACGTCGATGATATGGCCGCCGCCAGCATCCATGTGATGGAACTGGACAGCGAAGTCTGGCAGGAGAACACCCAGCCGATGCTGTCGCACATTAACGTCGGTACGGGCGTGGATTGCACCATTCGCGAACTGGCGCAGACCATCGCTCAGGTTGTGGGCTACAAGGGCCGCGTGGTATTTGACGCGACGAAGCCGGACGGTACGCCGCGAAAACTGCTGGATGTGACCCGTTTGCATCAGCTGGGCTGGTATCACGAGATCTCACTGGAAGCGGGCCTTGCCAGCACATATCAGTGGTTCCTTGAGAATCAGCATCGGTTCCGGGGGTAA
- the gmd gene encoding GDP-mannose 4,6-dehydratase, with protein sequence MSKVALITGVTGQDGSYLAELLLEKGYEVHGIKRRASSFNTERVDHIYQDPHASNPKFHLHYGDLTDSSNLTRILQEVQPDEVYNLGAMSHVAVSFESPEYTADVDAMGTLRLLEAIRFLGLEKKTRFYQASTSELYGLVQEIPQKETTPFYPRSPYAVAKLYAYWITVNYRESYGIYACNGILFNHESPRRGETFVTRKITRAIANIAQGLESCLYLGNMDSLRDWGHAKDYVKMQWMMLQQEQPEDFVIATGVQYSVRQFVEMAAAQLGIKLRFEGEGVEEKGIVVSVTGHDAPGVKPGDVIVAVDPRYFRPAEVETLLGDPSKAHEKLGWKPEITLQEMVSEMVAKDLEAAKKHSLLKSHGYEVAIALES encoded by the coding sequence ATGTCTAAAGTCGCTCTCATTACCGGCGTTACCGGGCAGGATGGTTCTTACCTGGCAGAACTTCTGCTGGAAAAAGGTTATGAGGTTCACGGTATTAAGCGTCGTGCGTCTTCATTTAACACCGAGCGCGTGGATCACATCTATCAGGATCCCCATGCGAGCAACCCGAAATTCCATCTGCACTACGGTGATCTGACGGACTCCTCCAACCTGACGCGTATTCTGCAGGAAGTGCAGCCGGATGAAGTCTACAACCTGGGTGCGATGAGCCACGTTGCGGTTTCCTTCGAATCGCCGGAATACACCGCCGATGTGGATGCGATGGGAACGCTGCGTCTGCTGGAAGCCATCCGCTTCCTCGGTCTGGAAAAGAAAACCCGTTTCTATCAGGCATCGACCTCTGAGCTGTACGGTCTGGTGCAGGAAATCCCGCAAAAAGAGACCACGCCATTCTACCCGCGCTCGCCGTATGCGGTCGCCAAACTTTACGCCTACTGGATCACCGTCAACTACCGTGAATCCTATGGTATCTACGCCTGTAACGGCATCCTGTTTAACCATGAATCGCCGCGTCGTGGCGAAACCTTCGTCACCCGTAAAATCACCCGCGCGATTGCTAACATCGCTCAGGGGCTGGAGTCCTGCCTGTATCTCGGCAACATGGATTCCCTGCGTGACTGGGGCCATGCGAAAGACTACGTCAAAATGCAGTGGATGATGCTGCAACAGGAACAGCCGGAAGACTTCGTGATCGCGACCGGCGTGCAGTACTCCGTGCGTCAGTTCGTCGAAATGGCGGCGGCCCAGCTGGGGATCAAACTGCGCTTTGAAGGCGAAGGCGTGGAAGAGAAAGGGATTGTGGTTTCTGTCACCGGTCATGACGCGCCAGGCGTGAAACCGGGTGATGTGATTGTGGCCGTTGATCCGCGCTACTTCCGTCCGGCAGAAGTGGAAACCCTGCTGGGTGACCCGAGCAAAGCGCATGAGAAGCTGGGCTGGAAACCGGAAATTACGTTGCAGGAAATGGTCTCCGAGATGGTCGCTAAAGATCTGGAAGCGGCGAAGAAACACTCCCTGCTGAAATCTCATGGCTACGAGGTTGCCATCGCGCTGGAGTCCTGA
- the wcaF gene encoding colanic acid biosynthesis acetyltransferase WcaF has protein sequence MQDLRGFSVPKGFRGGNVIKVQLWWAVQATLFSWSPQVLYRWRAFLLRLFGAKIGKNVVIRPSVKITYPWKLTIGDYAWVGDDVNLYTLGDITIGAHAVVSQKSYLCTGSHDHTSAHFDINATPIVIGDKCWLATDVFVAPGVTIGDGTVVGARSSVFKSLPANMICRGNPAVVIRERVEK, from the coding sequence ATGCAGGATTTACGTGGTTTCTCCGTACCGAAAGGATTTCGTGGCGGAAATGTAATTAAAGTGCAATTGTGGTGGGCCGTACAGGCAACATTATTTTCCTGGTCACCGCAGGTGTTATATCGCTGGCGCGCTTTTTTGCTCCGTCTGTTTGGCGCGAAAATAGGAAAAAACGTAGTCATTCGACCGTCGGTGAAAATTACCTATCCGTGGAAATTAACCATTGGTGATTATGCCTGGGTAGGGGATGACGTCAATTTATATACGCTCGGCGATATTACGATTGGTGCCCATGCGGTGGTTTCGCAGAAAAGCTATTTGTGTACCGGCAGTCACGATCATACCAGCGCGCATTTTGATATTAACGCCACCCCGATTGTGATTGGCGATAAATGCTGGCTGGCAACGGATGTGTTTGTGGCGCCAGGCGTCACGATAGGCGATGGCACTGTCGTTGGTGCGCGCAGCAGTGTTTTTAAATCGCTACCGGCAAATATGATTTGCCGTGGCAATCCCGCAGTTGTGATACGCGAACGCGTTGAAAAGTAA
- the wcaE gene encoding colanic acid biosynthesis glycosyltransferase WcaE has product MLLSIITVAFRNLDGIVKTHASLAHLAKATDIRFEWIVVDGGSNDGTQEFLENLCGNYHLRFVSEPDNGIYDAMNKGIEMARGKFALFLNSGDIFHPDVAHVVRQLQTQKDDVMITGDALLDFGDGHKTKRSAKPGWYIYHSLPASHQAIFFPLAGLKVWHYDLQYKVSSDYALAARLYKEGYDFKKLDGLVSEFSMGGVSTTNNLELCEDAKKVQRQILRVPGFWAELSKLLRLRTTGKTKALYNKA; this is encoded by the coding sequence ATGCTGCTCAGTATTATCACCGTCGCGTTTCGCAATCTGGACGGCATCGTCAAAACCCATGCGTCGCTGGCGCATCTGGCGAAGGCGACCGACATCCGCTTTGAGTGGATCGTGGTGGACGGCGGTTCAAATGACGGTACGCAAGAATTTCTGGAAAACCTCTGCGGTAACTACCACTTACGTTTTGTCAGCGAACCGGATAACGGCATCTATGATGCGATGAACAAGGGCATTGAAATGGCGCGTGGCAAGTTCGCGCTGTTCCTTAACTCCGGCGATATCTTTCATCCGGATGTCGCCCACGTTGTACGTCAGTTACAGACACAAAAAGATGACGTGATGATTACCGGCGATGCGCTGCTCGATTTTGGCGATGGTCATAAAACGAAGCGTAGCGCGAAACCCGGTTGGTATATCTATCACAGCCTGCCGGCCAGCCATCAGGCAATCTTTTTCCCGCTGGCGGGACTAAAAGTCTGGCACTACGACCTGCAATATAAAGTGTCATCGGATTATGCGCTGGCCGCCAGATTGTATAAAGAAGGTTATGACTTTAAAAAACTGGACGGTCTGGTCTCTGAATTTTCAATGGGCGGCGTGTCAACGACGAATAATCTGGAATTATGCGAAGACGCCAAAAAAGTGCAGCGTCAGATATTACGCGTGCCGGGTTTTTGGGCTGAATTATCGAAGCTATTACGCTTACGTACGACGGGTAAAACGAAAGCCTTATATAACAAAGCCTGA
- the wcaD gene encoding colanic acid polymerase WcaD: MSRSIRICSYLLLPLIYLLVNVKIAQLGESFPITIVTFLPVLLLLYVERISIKKLMIALGIGAGLTAFNYLFGQSLDASKYVTSTMLFVYIVIIIGMVWSIRFKTISPHNYRKILRFFYLVVALVVVLAAAEMAQIILTGGSSLMESISKYLIYSNSYVLNFIKFGGKRTTALYFEPAFFALALISIWLSIKQFGIKTPKTDAMILAGIILSGSFSGVMTFILFYLLEWAFQYLNKDAIKKKLPLAIISLAVFLVGVIFAFPYISTRLGDLGTEGSSSYYRIVGPLVMVGYSLTHIDGVVRFGSLYEYVASFGIFNGADVGKTIDNGLYLLIIYFSWFAVLMTLWYMWKILKMTLNAFGDNRNFRVQLYLFTPVSLFFTGSIFSPEYAFLIVCPFILRKALNMTKV, translated from the coding sequence ATGTCTCGTTCTATCAGAATCTGTAGCTATCTGCTGCTGCCGCTGATCTACCTGCTGGTCAACGTCAAAATTGCCCAACTGGGCGAAAGTTTCCCCATCACTATTGTCACTTTTTTACCCGTTTTACTGCTGCTGTACGTTGAACGAATCAGCATTAAGAAACTGATGATTGCATTAGGGATTGGAGCAGGGCTGACGGCGTTTAACTATCTGTTCGGTCAGTCTCTGGACGCCAGCAAATACGTCACCTCAACGATGCTGTTTGTCTATATCGTGATCATTATCGGTATGGTCTGGAGCATTCGCTTCAAAACCATCTCACCGCATAACTACCGTAAGATCCTGCGCTTTTTCTATCTGGTGGTGGCGCTGGTGGTGGTGCTGGCGGCGGCGGAAATGGCGCAAATTATCCTGACCGGCGGCAGTAGCCTGATGGAAAGCATTTCGAAGTACCTTATTTACAGCAATAGCTATGTGTTGAATTTTATTAAATTTGGCGGCAAGCGAACCACCGCGCTCTATTTCGAACCGGCATTTTTTGCTCTGGCCTTAATCTCAATTTGGCTCAGCATCAAACAGTTTGGTATCAAAACGCCTAAAACCGATGCTATGATTCTGGCAGGGATAATATTATCAGGATCGTTTTCAGGGGTAATGACATTTATCCTGTTTTACCTGCTGGAATGGGCGTTCCAGTATCTGAATAAGGATGCGATAAAGAAAAAACTGCCGCTGGCGATAATCTCATTAGCCGTGTTTTTAGTAGGGGTGATATTTGCATTTCCTTATATCTCCACACGTCTTGGAGATTTAGGAACGGAAGGGTCGTCTTCTTATTATCGTATTGTCGGTCCGTTAGTGATGGTCGGTTATTCTTTAACCCATATTGATGGCGTCGTCAGATTTGGCTCACTTTATGAATATGTCGCATCATTCGGAATCTTTAACGGTGCAGATGTCGGGAAAACAATAGACAATGGTTTGTATCTGCTGATTATTTATTTTTCCTGGTTCGCGGTGTTAATGACGCTGTGGTACATGTGGAAAATCTTAAAAATGACGTTAAATGCATTTGGCGATAATCGGAATTTTCGGGTGCAACTTTATCTTTTTACACCGGTGTCACTGTTTTTTACCGGTTCGATATTTAGCCCGGAATATGCATTTTTAATCGTTTGTCCGTTTATTTTGCGCAAGGCGCTGAATATGACAAAAGTATGA
- the wcaC gene encoding colanic acid biosynthesis glycosyltransferase WcaC: MNIVQFNVRLAEGGAAGVALDLHQRALQKGLTSQFIYGYGKGGKKSVSHSHYPHVIKQTPRLTSVANIALFRLFNRDLFGNLNNLYRTVTRTSGPLVLHFHVLHSYWLNLADVVAFCEKVKNHKPDVTLVWTLHDHWSVTGRCAFTDGCEGWKTGCQKCPTLSNYPPVNVDRAHNLVNGKRQLFRQMLALGCQFISPSQHVADAFNSLYGAGRCRIINNGIDVATEAILAELSPVNETPGKPKIAIVAHDLRYDGKTNQRLVRDMIALGDKVELHTFGKFSPFDGANVVNHGFETDKRKLMSALNQMDALVFSSRVDNYPLILCEALSIGVPVIATHSDAAQEVLRKAGGKTFAAEEVLSLVQMNKTDIAQTVFGTSLSAFRERSRAAYSGQQMLEEYVSFYQNL; this comes from the coding sequence ATGAATATTGTGCAATTTAATGTGCGACTGGCGGAAGGTGGTGCGGCTGGAGTGGCATTAGATCTGCATCAGCGCGCACTGCAAAAAGGGCTGACTTCGCAATTTATTTACGGCTACGGCAAGGGCGGGAAAAAGAGCGTCAGCCATAGCCACTATCCTCATGTCATCAAACAGACGCCGCGTCTGACATCAGTGGCTAATATCGCCCTGTTTCGCCTGTTCAATCGCGATCTGTTTGGCAATCTGAACAATCTCTATCGTACCGTGACCCGCACGTCAGGCCCGCTAGTGCTGCATTTTCACGTTCTGCACAGCTACTGGTTGAATCTGGCTGACGTGGTAGCGTTCTGCGAAAAGGTGAAAAACCACAAGCCGGACGTCACGCTGGTCTGGACACTGCACGATCACTGGAGTGTGACCGGGCGCTGCGCCTTTACCGACGGCTGCGAGGGGTGGAAAACCGGCTGCCAGAAATGCCCGACGCTGAGTAATTATCCGCCGGTGAACGTTGACCGCGCGCATAACCTGGTCAATGGAAAACGCCAACTGTTCCGCCAGATGCTGGCGCTGGGTTGCCAGTTTATCTCTCCAAGCCAACACGTTGCCGATGCGTTTAACAGCCTGTACGGCGCGGGGCGCTGCCGCATTATCAATAATGGGATCGATGTGGCGACCGAAGCGATTCTGGCAGAATTGTCTCCGGTCAATGAGACCCCGGGGAAACCGAAAATTGCGATTGTGGCTCATGACCTGCGCTATGACGGAAAAACCAATCAGCGTCTGGTGCGCGACATGATAGCGCTGGGCGATAAGGTTGAACTGCATACCTTTGGCAAATTCTCGCCGTTTGACGGGGCAAACGTGGTGAATCACGGCTTCGAAACTGACAAACGCAAACTGATGAGCGCGCTCAACCAGATGGACGCGCTGGTGTTCAGCTCCCGCGTGGATAACTATCCACTGATTTTATGTGAAGCGTTGTCAATCGGCGTGCCGGTGATCGCCACCCACAGCGACGCGGCGCAGGAAGTGCTGCGCAAGGCGGGCGGAAAAACGTTTGCCGCTGAAGAGGTGCTGTCACTGGTGCAGATGAACAAAACTGACATCGCGCAGACGGTTTTTGGTACCTCGCTCAGCGCCTTCCGCGAGCGCAGTCGTGCGGCGTACAGTGGTCAACAGATGCTGGAGGAATATGTCTCGTTCTATCAGAATCTGTAG
- the wcaB gene encoding colanic acid biosynthesis acetyltransferase WcaB has product MLEDIRANSWSLRPCCMVLAYRVAHFCSVWRKKNVLNNLWAAPVLVLYRLITECLFGYEIQAAATIGRRFTIHHGYAVVINKNVVAGDDFTVRHGVTIGNRGADSLACPVIGNGVELGANVIVLGDIRIGNNVTIGAGSVVLDSIPDNALVVGEKARVKVIK; this is encoded by the coding sequence ATGCTGGAAGATATCCGTGCTAACAGCTGGAGCCTGCGCCCGTGCTGCATGGTGCTGGCCTACCGGGTTGCTCATTTCTGCTCCGTCTGGCGCAAAAAAAACGTGCTGAACAATCTGTGGGCCGCGCCGGTGCTGGTGCTGTATCGGCTGATAACCGAATGCCTGTTCGGCTATGAAATCCAGGCGGCGGCCACCATCGGACGGCGCTTCACCATTCATCATGGTTACGCCGTGGTGATTAACAAAAACGTGGTGGCCGGTGACGATTTCACGGTTCGTCATGGCGTCACTATCGGCAATCGTGGTGCTGACAGCCTGGCCTGTCCGGTGATAGGCAACGGCGTCGAACTGGGTGCCAACGTGATCGTGCTGGGTGACATCCGCATCGGAAATAACGTGACGATTGGCGCAGGCAGCGTGGTGCTCGACAGCATCCCGGACAATGCGCTGGTGGTGGGCGAGAAGGCCCGGGTGAAGGTAATTAAATGA
- the wcaA gene encoding colanic acid biosynthesis glycosyltransferase WcaA: MNTENPLISIYMPTWNRQQLAIRAIKSVLRQDYPHWEMIIVDDCSSSYEQLQQFVEGLNDPRVRYTHNEINSGACAVRNQAIVQAQGHYITGIDDDDEWTPNRLSVFLAHKHQLVTHAFLYANDYVCEGEVYSQPASLPLYPKSPYSRHLFYKRNIIGNQVFTWAWRFKECLFDTELKAAQDYDIFLRMVVEYGEPWKVEEATQILHVNHGEMQITSSPKKFSGYFHFYRKHKDKFDRASKKYQLFTLYQIRNKRMTWRTLLTLFSLRNGKRLADGLRGR, encoded by the coding sequence ATGAATACAGAAAATCCGCTGATCTCCATTTATATGCCAACCTGGAACCGGCAGCAGCTCGCCATTCGGGCAATTAAATCGGTGCTGCGTCAGGACTATCCCCACTGGGAGATGATCATTGTTGATGATTGCTCTTCCTCTTATGAACAGCTACAGCAGTTTGTTGAGGGATTAAACGACCCGCGCGTACGTTACACCCATAATGAGATCAACTCTGGCGCCTGCGCGGTGCGTAATCAGGCCATCGTCCAGGCGCAAGGGCATTACATCACCGGTATTGATGATGATGATGAGTGGACGCCAAACCGTTTGAGCGTGTTCCTTGCCCATAAACATCAACTGGTGACTCACGCTTTTTTGTACGCCAACGATTATGTCTGCGAAGGCGAAGTTTACTCGCAGCCGGCGAGCCTGCCGCTGTATCCGAAATCCCCTTACTCGCGCCACCTGTTCTATAAACGCAACATCATTGGCAATCAGGTTTTTACCTGGGCGTGGCGGTTTAAAGAGTGCCTGTTCGATACCGAACTGAAAGCCGCGCAGGATTACGACATCTTTCTGCGGATGGTGGTGGAGTATGGCGAACCGTGGAAGGTGGAGGAGGCGACGCAGATCCTGCACGTTAATCATGGCGAAATGCAGATCACCTCGTCGCCGAAGAAATTCTCTGGCTACTTCCATTTTTACCGCAAGCATAAAGATAAATTTGACCGCGCCAGTAAGAAATATCAGCTGTTTACGCTCTACCAGATCCGCAATAAGCGCATGACCTGGCGCACGTTGCTGACGCTGTTTTCACTGCGCAACGGCAAGCGTCTGGCTGACGGGCTGCGAGGACGTTAA